The Neomonachus schauinslandi chromosome 14, ASM220157v2, whole genome shotgun sequence genomic interval CCAACATTGTTACAACACTGCCACCCAGTCCACAAACCTCATTCATATTTTGCCAACTGTCTTAGCAGTATCTCTTGTGATATCTTTTCTGATCCAGGCTCCTGTCCAGAATATGTgatgcatttagttgtcatgtctgaTCAGACTCATTCAATTTGAAACAGTACTGTAGTCTTTCCCTTGACAGTTTCATTGAGTACAGACTTTACATTATGTAGGATGACCCTAAACCTTGATCACCTGATGTTGACTGATAACCATACTTAAAAGTTAGACATTCTTGGCAACAACAGCACTGAAATGAAGTTATGCATTACATGAAGTGATACACATCAACCTGTTGCATCACTGGTCATGTTAACCTTGATTTCCTGATCACATTGGCATCTGCCAGATTTTCTACCCTTTTGTAATTGGTTAGTATTCTGTAGAGAGTTTTCCAAGAGTACTTTAATATGTTCCTCATCTAACCTCCACCCACCAGCTTTGGCATCCATTGACATCTGAATCAAACACCTCTGTGATAGTTGCCAGCTggtaattttctatttccttcatttcttctacatttatcAGTTGGATACTCTACTAAAAGGAGGagcttttccttcatttatttattcatttattgataaCATAAAGACTCattaattcctattttatttataggGGGTAatccattattatcattatttattttgatattaaaattgtCTATTTGGCCAGTGGGGGCCCCTCTCGTTGCTTCCTGTGTTTTTTTGATACATCCCATCATTCACTgagcatttccttacttttagGCATAGACAGTATCCCAGGGTCATTTTGTACTTTCCCTggcccagccctggaatcagatTTTTCTCCATATAGCTCTGGTTCCTCTTAGCAGAGGATAGGTATTTAGAAAACAACCTCTGAGCACTTGATGTGCTTGATGCTACGGGGGTGTCATCACTTCTAGGGCCCCTTAGCCaaaaaagttaggaaaatatCTACATATAATGTTagaagcaaattatttttaatatgttggaGCTTTGATTGCAGGCATTAACTAACAATATTGCATGATATTCCAATCAGTgagaaaaattaacttttcttttctttgttcctccTCCCCTAGGTATGTGTAATCCTCGAAACTATAGTGACACACCTCCAACTTCAAAGAGCACTGTGGAAGAGCTTCATGAGCCAATCCCTTCTCTCTTCCGGGCTCTCACAGAAGGAGACACTCAGTTGAACTGGAacattgtttccttccctgtcgCAGAAGAACTCTCACATCATGAGAATCTGGTTTCATTTTTAGAAACTGTGAACCAGCCACACCATCAAAATGTGTCTGTTCCTAGCAATAATGTTCACGCACCTTATTCCAGTGACAAAGGTAACTACCCACAGTTGACTTTCTATCTTGCCCcctcacttgctgtgtgatctgTGAAACTTATATTAccttttagagcagtttttggCTTTGAGTTTATCTAGTCTTAAgtaaattatggactttaatAACCCCAGTCCTTAAGTAGATAAGGAGGTATGTCAAGCATATTGTCACCACTCAGTGATAGAGATTGTGTTGGAAGATAGATAACCTGGTTCTAATTTTGATGTTTATTTGTGTTAGGCTTTAGTTGTTCTTTCCATAAGATAGCAACAGTGCTGCTTGCTTAATATAGTATTGCTTACTGTCAGATAACATTCAGAGAGTCCCAGGAAGTCACGTTTTTGTAATAGCATTGGCACTACAAATGATGCCAGGGTCATCAGCTAAATTTCTTTATGGGCAAGTTGATATTACAGATATCTAATTTCCAGGTATAAACTAACTCCAGTACTCTTGGTCAGAAGGGGAACTAAATGGAAGAATGGCTTATATAACTTTGAGAAGCATATTAAAGAACGCTTATTAATGTGAAGTCATTCCTTAATTTTGGAATGTACAGGGTATGTAACTTTTATAAAGTCTTCGATATTTTCAAGTAAAAGCCTCTGCACAATTTTACTGTGGAAAAATAAGGCAGTTATGAAAATAGcagttatttcttaaaatatgagaTGAATTATACATAAATAGTATAACTTGtactctttaagattttatttatttgagagaaagcgagtgagagagagagcatgagcagggactgagggagagagagagaagcagactccccactgagcagggagcctgacatggggcttgagcctagcaccttgggatcatgacctgagccaaaggcagatgcttaactgactgagccacccaggcgcccctatactttttttatttggctttttgttGTGCCCTCTATTACAGTCCTGCCTTTGTGAAATAGTATGAACTTTGGACATCAGTagtaaaagcaaaacaacatttgTTAATGATATTCAGATTAAGAATTcttattgggtttttttgttaaACTACCTTAAAAGACAAATTCTAGATTTTGGAAAAGATCAGAAATATATGGAGTGTGCCTTATTCAGATATTTTGCTACCATTTTCCCCATTAAAATGTAATCTACATAATAGATActaaataattcataaattttgttcaaatgttatttaatttaatgaaataattaccAGGCAGCCAAGTTTCCTGGAAATACCAACTATCTTTCAAGACAGAgttaaaatttttcctctttgaCACCTTCTCTAGGTACCCCTTGCTCCCAGGTGGAATAAACTGCCTCCTATTCCTATAATTGCCTTCTCCCCATATTTATTTTTCGATTTGTTGTCTGTTTTTACCTTCTAGGTCTACCATTTTCTACTTAGTTCCTTAGATTCTCTGGTTACTCTTTGAGTCCTAATGGCTATTATtccatagtaggtgttcagtaaatacttgttgaataaacaaatgaaaggaaGTTGGTAAATACTAATCACCTGAGATTCAAAGCTCCCCTGTCCTGCTCACTGCCAATCCCTAGTCTGCCTGGTCTCGTGCTATACTGGCCTCCCTGTTTTCCATTTTGACATGACACTCAGTAGTGGTTCTGTTGTCTCCTGATGCTAACCATTCACTGCAGTGGGCTTGCCTCCACTCCATTCCCCATGCACACTACACTGGTGTCCTTGTgactttccttattttgttaCCTGGTAACtttgcttttaattcttcttctAATACAAGTCCAGATTTTTCCATTAAGCCTTTCCTTACTATTCAGACCCCTGGTGATTTATCAGTTCTGTAAATGGCTCTGTAAAATAACAGACTTTAATCATACTCTCTCAATTaatggtttttattgttttttatttatttcacataccTTATGCTCCTACCAAGGTCATCAGATGGCATTAACTACCAGGAGAACTAAAAATTGAAACAATTGAAAATAGTTGTGTTGAAAAGCAAGACTAGAAATTGCTACTGATAATAAGAGTATTTTTTAATAGCCAGTGCTGAATTGTGCCATGTGTTGCTAACCACTTTGCATCATTTGAATtaagtttgctttattttattgtaaattctCAGTATAACTTtagaacagtattttttttttttttttttagagagggagtgaaaagagtgaggggcagaggaagaaggagagagacaatctttttttttgagagagagagagagaatcttaagcaggctccatgtctaGCATAGAGCTGGactgtggagctcaatctcacgagcCGAAGTCAAGacttggatgctcaaccaactgagccacccacgtgcccctagaacattatttttcaaacttcttttagCTGGAGAATTCTCTCCTCTAAGGAAATCTTACCAGAAATGCCCAATTTAAAAGTCACAGCTCTGAAGCATATCAAATGTTAAGCCCAGTAACCTTAACTTTGAGATCAAAGTCTAGAATCTAAGGAAGCCCCTTTACCTTCTTCAGCTGGAGTGGGAGACTTTGACTTCCTTctcaatataattaacatatgtgATCTTTTTTCCTACACCTCATCCATTGTCCTATGCAGAGTAGCAGTAAGGGAACTAAGAATAACTATTAATATCAGCCAGGTATTAAATCATTTCCTGCTTTACCTCTTTTCTTGCTCTGagctcttaattttttatttttcagaacacATGTGTACTGTGGTTTATTTTGATGACTGCATGTCCATACATCAGTGTAAAATATCCTGTGAGTccatgggagcatccaaatatCGCTGGTTCCATAACGCCTGCTGTGAGTGCATTGGTCCAGAGTGCATCGACTATGGTAGTAAAACTGTCAAATGTATGAACTGCATGTTTTAAAGGAGAAGAATGCAAACCAAAGCAATTTAGTCAacaagaaagatataaaaagctATTTGGTGAGGTCTACTGGTTGCACCAGAATGCTAGCAGgttaagaagataaaaagaatttgGACTGAGTTAAAGTATGACAAATGCAGTAATGTGTTAAATTATAACTGCTCTGGTTGATTTTATAGCCCACTGTCAGTAAGTCCCTTCCCCTATATACATTTACAGCTTTGGTCGTATGAGAAGCAAGTACACAGAGAATTCCTTGAAAGATCTGAGGTCTCTGACATAAAGcctgatgtcatttttttctagcATTCCAAAAGCCTTTGGTTTTGAAAGTGTTAGAGCATGTTAACATAAGTTATGATTTCTTCATTTACTACTACTGGGACACTGAGTTTTTCCAGTTGTACGCTAGACTTCATTCACTGTGCCTTGACTCGTTTATCTCCTTTATCTAGATATTCAAATATATCACCCTGAGAACTCACATAAAAATCACCGTTAAAAGCTTAATTTCAAACCTTGTAATGTTCGTTTTAGAAAGTAAATGCTTACTACATTTTACAGTTTAGAACTTTTATATAGTAGAATCCATCCTGTAATACACATGTTGACAGAACTTTGGGGAAAGTTTCTCCTTCTCCTACACCCCCTTGCCCAAAGTACTGAGTAGGTAGTGATAAAAGAATTTTGAACAAGAATTTCAAGGCACACCTGTATCACTGCCTTAAATATTCTGCTAGGTAAATAATGAGAAAGTTAAAGCATTTCTCTGACTTAGGGTACCAGCTTAAAGAGCCCTAGCAATGGGAAATGCCTGCCAAATCAGATGCTACTGAGAGCACTAGGGAAATGGCTTGTCCCGTTGTACAGAGATGGCAAGGCTGAAAGGAGAAGCCATGCTGCTGGGTAGAGAGAACAAGCCCACTCAGCCTTAGCATGGGCAGAGCCATGTTCCCCAATGATGAGTGATAGGGGATAAAGAAGAAACTTATGGGTATGAGCAGGGAAGGTTGAAAGTGCTGGCAATTCTTACGGGAAACAAATCTAAAACtatttacattaattattttattatattgtaatCTTTCCTTTAGGTTTCTGTCTGGATTGAATGTTcttattaaacaaatataatcCTACAGTGGGAGGTTAAgattatgaaatgaaaaagatcTGTTCAAGATGATGTTAACTATAGActgttttgttttacatgtttCAATAATGATAAATACTGTGTACCCTTCATCATAATAAAATCCCAGTCTTCAAGCATGaatctaaaacataaatatttatattacagagactcttaattttacaaaattattaatttcttcaGTACATTATGAATTACAAGTAACTTGTAggaatatctttttatatgtctaaatattttagTACATAAAAATAGCTAATGCTCTTAGACACTTTGTATTCATTATATGAATAGTAGTTACAAGATCATATGTAATATCATGATTAACTGTCATAAAATCTAAAGCCTTAAtaccttttctgttctttcagaCAACTCTAATGAATACTCAAGGTACTTTAGCCTTTTCAAAAACTTTTGGCCTTtcaaaaaaaagctaaaatttagctcttgtatgtatatttaaaatcgGAAAACAttgggatatctttttcttccttttatctaGAATGCCTCTGTTTAAAAGTGCCTTGAAAACATTTTAGCTCCCCTTCCTCATTAATGCCTATAAAGCTAAAGGTTTTCTTAAAaccttttaaacttaaaaaagagaaagttttaaaagaatctgCATCCAGCTTCTTCATTTCCACTTCGCTATTCTTCAAAGTAATTTCATACTTATGAATAAAGAAATCGTTTTTTGTTTATTGACAGCCTGCTTAATGTTGCCTTAAATATGTCAACAAACGTTTTTTAACTGCATTTATCACCTTGATTAGGCTCtcattattaaattttcaaatgtaatatCTCTTTTGCCCCTATACTGGGAGGGTAATTTCTTGAACCATGTTGTATTTGACCTGGTTTTCCTTATATCTTTTTCTCCCAATAGAAATTACCCCTAAAtgtaatggtaaattttatattcaattttacTTAGTTTTTGTGGTTTATGATGGGGTTGAAAGACAGAGTTCACCTAAAAGATTCCATTTCCAGTTTATAATGTATTTCAGGTTTTGAATAacaatgttttccaaattaaaaatacaacatttgAGAAATCAGTAGCCCCACTAAAATTTAGACCTTTTATTACTATTCTAAGTACAATTCACTTCTATATTGAAGCTCTggtaaaaattctttctttttttaaatcaaaaattaGGTTGTTAACTTTTTTATAACTAGgtaaaaagaactgaaatagtAGGTATTATATAAGCCATATATAAAAGGTTCTTTGCTCCTAATTAGTTttttgtccctccccaccccaattaGCATCAAATTATTGCAAAAATTGTACTCAAAATAGTGGCACCAAATCAAATGATAATTCAAATAAAGCAAGTCTTTGTTTACATAGAATGCTATAAAGAGaggctttcatttagaaaaactatttctaaagattcagaaaacaaaattggtAAGATATTAGAATATTGGAACAATTATTTATAAAGCAGAGTAGCatcaaaatagagaaaagaaactaagaccaagtttgtttttgtgaaagcttctttgaagattttaaaaatctattttacatTCCCCAGAGTCTATGTTAATTGTATTTCACATGATCTACAACATACAgaactatgtattttttctttggttgtccCTATAAGcaaaagagtattttaataaaaaattgcaATGAGTGTGTCATGCTTTTTGTTAACTTCAGCATAGAAACACCAGAATAAGTTTGACATTTCTGTCTAGTGAAGTTATAGTTTAAAGGAACCATGTCCCCTTCTCTCTGGATGTCCCTGCAGGTTGTGTTGAAACAAAGGCTCTTTAGCAGTTTGCTCTCTGCTTTTTCAAGTGCTTTATTCCAATAAGGGGGAAACTTTGAAATGAAATACTTAATATTCTCCTTGTTCTGCGAGCCTCAGGAGAACTATCTGATGGTTGGAAGGAGTTACAGGAAGGTCAAGGTAGAAAAATCACTCCTCGCTCTCCCACGGTGATTCTCACAGGGTTATGTTATTAGAATTGAGAGCCATAGGCTATCCCCTTACGGTAGAATCAGTGTTATTTCACAGAATCTACGTTCTGAAAGCctagtggagggcgcctgggtggctcagttggttaagcgactgccttcggctcaggtcatgatcctggagtccctggatcaagtcccgcatctgcggggctccctgctcggcagggagtctgcttctccttctgaccctgccccctctcatgtgctctctctcattctctctctctcaaataaataaataaaatctttaaaaaaaaaaaagaaagcctagtGGACAGGAGGatttagagagggaaaaaattcaAGAGGACAGGTTGCCAGCCCGAGTGACTTAATGGAATGAGAGATCTAAGGAATTTAGGGGGTAGAATTCATTTCAAGAAGGACtgcccatggggcgcctgggtggctcagtcgttaagcgtctgccttcggctcaggtcatgatcgtacggtcctgggatcgagcccctgcaatgggctccctgctcagcgggaagcttgcttctccctccgcctctccctctgcttgtgttccctctctcgctgtgtctctctctgacaaataaataaaatctttaaaaaaaaaaaaggactgccctgctcagcggagagcctgcttctccctctccctctgcctgctgctctgcctacttgtgatctctctctctgtcaaataaataaatctttaaaaaaaaaaaaaagaactgtacatTTGATGAGGAAAGTTGTTCTTTTGCTACAGGTGTCCAGTGGCAGTGAGCCACAtggcacagagaggcagagggtcaATCTGGAGATGCAGGGTTGGGAGGGAGCATCTCAGCTAGGGAAATCAGCAGGCGGGCAGGCTCTGGTATGGCCAGCCCCACCCAGCACCCACAGCTGGTGGGTTTTGAGTTCCTTAAGCTGTCAGCCAACTCCATTAGCTTATAGGTGTTATGAGTTATGATTCTTAGGCCTCTTATATTTTAcctaaccaattaaaaaaattcattttacatctttttattttgaagtctgTGCTTGAAGGATGGAGTCAGCAACAACTCCAAGGTCCAGCTTTTGAGGTGAGAATTCTCAGtgcaaaagcaaagagaaaagagttCTGCCCTCCTAGAGTGGTGCTGTCACCCAGAAAGGAGCTTGGAAAAGTGCGGAACTGGAAAAGTGAGGATCCATCATGGTTGAGGATGTCAGAAATGCCCTCAGTTGATTGAAGTTAGCCACTGAATTTAGACAGTCACCACTGAAATTCCTTTGTGGCAAAAATGGTTGCACTGTCAGCCCTCCTAATGCACATCATGCTGCAGCCATAGTGGTCATTCTAGAATACATGTGCAGGTAATGACTGCCCTAATCCCAGTTCCAGTTCCCAGCAAATTGCAAGGCCTTTGTGCTCCTTTGCCTCAGAGGGCTCGGGTTACCTAGTAGGAAGTAGGAGCAAAGCAGACAACCTGCCTTTTGTTTTCCAGCAGTTTCACCTGCTTCAGGGGATTCTCTGGGGTTGGGGGCAGTCCCGAATTGAGTGCCTTTGCCAGAAGATGAGAAGAGGCCCAGGTCTCCCAGACCATAGGGACTGTGCCCCAGGCCTCAGTGTGCCCTCAAGTGCCTGGCTCCAAAGTCTGAACTTGCCTCTTTCTAGGGGTTTCAACTTTTAGGTATTAGCAGCCCAGCCCTCATTGTCTAGGGCCCCCAGACTTGCCTCAAGGATTTTGTGAGATCCAGGGTAGGTAACAGAGC includes:
- the TWSG1 gene encoding twisted gastrulation protein homolog 1, with the translated sequence MKTHCVVMLTLAILVFLTWVPVSLSCNKALCASDVSKCLIQELCQCRPGEGNCSCCKECMLCLGTLWDECCDCVGMCNPRNYSDTPPTSKSTVEELHEPIPSLFRALTEGDTQLNWNIVSFPVAEELSHHENLVSFLETVNQPHHQNVSVPSNNVHAPYSSDKEHMCTVVYFDDCMSIHQCKISCESMGASKYRWFHNACCECIGPECIDYGSKTVKCMNCMF